A region of Moorena producens PAL-8-15-08-1 DNA encodes the following proteins:
- a CDS encoding WD40 repeat domain-containing protein, translating to MTRPRLLRGVELEDLRKEVSRTLQGALIANVNEYKRIESRKENIESVSFKTDRKMLATLSKDGVVKLWTMDGKEFQTLPHDGRVSGLILSPYHQMLATASSDEKTLTLWSTQGEKLNIIQNNSNIRDVNFSPSKIIAIINSDDIVTLWSTKGEKLKTLKHQEVYGVRFSPNNQMIATVSSNNIKLWSIDGKKIKTFPNDASVYNNVSFSPDSQRIVTKHRNGVARLWSIDGGESKTLDNYKEITIVRFSPNGERIATVGKDKIIKIWSRDGELLEVLTGHQGTIKNISFSPDGQMIATASYDSTVKLWSINDQELVTLHHDDPVENVSFGSDGKTIVSVDKYNTVRFWSLKTLEFKTLQGHKEPVNVVSFSPDGQRIATGSDDKTVKLWSIDGKELQTLQGHKDLINDISFSRDSQMIATASKDSTVRLWSIDGKELQTLKPENDDYLISVSFSPDGQTIAAGTLEGSVEIWSLDDKKHQTLPGHTHLVTSISFSPDGQTIATASLDKTVRVWSIDGKKHKTLTGHKDYVISVSFSPDGKTITSVSRDGEFKHWHMNRKKTETIEYNDSFDSVSFSPDGKIIATTSGDNTVQLWSRDGQKLETLKGHDDYVWSVSFSPDGKQLASASQDNSVILWNLDFDKWKGLLDKELDELRVDACNVVRDYLNKKPEGDSDKPLCD from the coding sequence TCGAAAGCGTCTCTTTTAAGACCGATCGGAAGATGCTTGCTACTCTCAGTAAAGACGGGGTAGTCAAACTCTGGACCATGGACGGTAAGGAATTCCAAACGCTTCCCCATGACGGACGAGTCTCGGGTCTGATTTTGAGTCCCTATCACCAGATGCTTGCCACTGCCAGTAGTGATGAAAAAACCCTCACACTCTGGAGTACGCAAGGTGAGAAACTCAACATTATCCAGAATAATAGTAATATTCGTGATGTGAATTTCAGCCCTAGTAAAATAATTGCCATTATTAATAGTGACGATATTGTCACGCTCTGGAGTACGAAAGGTGAGAAACTTAAAACTCTGAAGCATCAAGAAGTTTATGGGGTGAGATTCAGCCCTAATAACCAGATGATTGCTACTGTCAGTTCTAACAACATCAAACTCTGGAGCATCGACGGTAAAAAAATCAAAACCTTCCCCAATGACGCTTCGGTCTATAATAACGTGAGTTTCAGCCCTGACAGCCAGAGAATTGTCACTAAGCATAGGAATGGAGTTGCTAGACTCTGGAGTATCGATGGTGGGGAATCCAAAACCCTTGATAATTATAAGGAGATCACTATTGTTCGTTTTAGCCCTAATGGAGAAAGGATCGCCACTGTGGGTAAAGACAAAATTATCAAGATTTGGAGCCGTGATGGTGAGTTACTCGAAGTTTTGACTGGGCATCAGGGTACAATCAAAAACATCAGTTTCAGCCCTGACGGTCAGATGATTGCTACTGCCAGTTATGATTCGACTGTCAAACTCTGGAGCATAAACGACCAAGAACTCGTCACCCTTCACCATGATGATCCAGTCGAAAACGTGAGCTTTGGCTCCGATGGCAAGACGATTGTCTCTGTTGATAAATATAATACGGTGAGATTCTGGAGTCTAAAGACTCTGGAGTTCAAAACTCTCCAAGGGCATAAAGAGCCAGTCAATGTCGTGAGTTTCAGCCCCGACGGTCAGAGAATTGCCACTGGCAGTGATGACAAGACTGTCAAACTCTGGAGTATTGATGGTAAAGAACTCCAAACTCTCCAGGGACATAAGGATTTGATCAATGATATTAGTTTCAGCCGCGACAGTCAGATGATTGCTACTGCCAGTAAGGATTCGACCGTCAGACTCTGGAGTATTGATGGTAAAGAACTCCAAACTCTAAAACCTGAGAATGACGATTATCTCATCAGCGTTAGTTTTAGCCCTGATGGTCAGACTATTGCTGCTGGCACGTTGGAAGGTTCTGTGGAAATCTGGAGTCTGGATGATAAGAAACATCAAACCCTACCTGGACATACACATCTAGTTACTAGTATCAGTTTTAGCCCCGACGGGCAGACCATTGCCACTGCCAGTTTGGACAAGACTGTCAGAGTTTGGAGCATCGACGGTAAAAAACACAAAACCTTAACGGGGCATAAGGATTATGTCATAAGCGTAAGTTTCAGTCCTGATGGTAAAACGATTACCAGTGTCAGTAGGGATGGGGAATTTAAACACTGGCATATGAATAGGAAAAAAACCGAAACTATCGAGTATAACGATTCGTTTGACAGCGTTAGTTTTAGCCCGGACGGTAAGATAATTGCCACGACTTCTGGAGATAATACTGTTCAACTTTGGAGTCGCGACGGTCAGAAACTCGAAACCTTGAAGGGGCATGACGATTATGTTTGGAGCGTCAGTTTCAGTCCCGACGGTAAACAACTTGCCAGTGCTAGTCAGGATAATTCAGTGATTCTGTGGAATTTAGATTTTGATAAATGGAAGGGTTTGTTAGATAAAGAGTTAGATGAGCTAAGGGTGGATGCTTGTAATGTAGTGAGGGATTATTTGAATAAAAAACCTGAAGGAGATAGCGACAAGCCTCTCTGCGACTGA
- a CDS encoding S-layer homology domain-containing protein, whose translation MFRCGGASRIVNKACRVSEPIGGVGKKPTLNRACQCGSMSRGKYCCWTMPVLFPHSVLRASLAVCLLGLLSACANTNLGDALQRSLGADPKLKDNPPKNLGRPSPNKPQTTPEKQKSVPLPEDFPTEIPRYQQATLEQVEPLKDAAGPGKLTIWSSPDPINLIQNFYQKTFESGGWEVLDQPEDQDGGTFIVRRNDLDVTLSIPSVATTGKSTAASSSKPPAVATNSSVTTFDIQYVRDGKDTKAEKPQPSQKPTQAEKPTQAQKPTQAQKPTQAEKPTQAQKPQPSQKPQPSQKPTQPSEVASKPAQVRSGKPEKFTDLDKVPRDLRKYVADLAELGVLTPDTANPKTNADSQGTQFAPNQTISRRQYARWLMDANNRIYANRPGLQIRLASNTTQPAFQDVPRTDPDFPYIQGLADAGLISSPLSGDSTAVLFRPNAPLTREKLMLWKVPLDTRKALPKASIEAVKETWGFKDTAEIDPKALRAVLADFRNGDLANIRRVFGYTILFQPKKTVTRAEAGAALWYFGSQGEGQSAKEALFLKPQTSQPSGAPKATPSN comes from the coding sequence TTGTTCCGGTGCGGAGGGGCATCCCGTATCGTTAATAAAGCTTGCCGAGTATCCGAACCGATAGGTGGAGTTGGTAAGAAGCCCACACTGAACCGCGCTTGTCAGTGTGGGAGTATGTCACGAGGTAAGTACTGTTGTTGGACAATGCCCGTGCTGTTTCCACACTCTGTCCTACGTGCGAGTTTAGCGGTTTGTCTTCTGGGTTTGTTGAGTGCCTGCGCCAACACTAACCTAGGTGACGCTTTGCAGCGGTCTTTGGGAGCAGACCCCAAACTGAAGGATAACCCACCCAAAAACTTGGGTCGGCCATCTCCAAATAAGCCTCAAACTACTCCCGAGAAACAGAAGTCAGTACCGTTGCCAGAAGACTTCCCCACTGAGATTCCCCGTTATCAACAAGCAACCTTGGAACAAGTGGAACCCCTCAAAGATGCTGCTGGTCCAGGTAAGTTGACGATTTGGTCATCCCCTGACCCAATTAATTTAATTCAGAACTTTTACCAAAAGACCTTTGAGTCGGGAGGCTGGGAAGTCCTCGACCAGCCAGAGGATCAAGATGGTGGCACATTCATCGTCCGTCGTAATGACTTGGACGTTACCCTTTCCATTCCTTCTGTGGCCACTACTGGCAAATCCACCGCTGCCTCCTCATCAAAGCCCCCAGCGGTTGCTACCAACAGCAGTGTGACTACATTTGATATTCAGTACGTCCGGGATGGTAAGGATACCAAAGCTGAGAAACCACAACCATCCCAGAAACCAACACAAGCTGAAAAACCCACACAAGCTCAGAAACCCACACAAGCTCAGAAACCCACACAAGCTGAAAAACCCACACAAGCTCAGAAACCACAACCATCCCAGAAACCACAACCATCTCAGAAACCAACGCAACCCTCTGAGGTTGCCAGTAAGCCAGCTCAGGTCAGGTCAGGAAAACCAGAGAAATTTACTGACTTGGATAAAGTCCCCCGAGATTTGCGTAAGTATGTGGCAGATTTGGCAGAATTGGGAGTCTTAACTCCAGACACGGCTAATCCCAAGACCAATGCTGATAGTCAAGGTACTCAGTTTGCCCCCAATCAAACCATAAGCCGCCGTCAGTATGCCCGTTGGCTAATGGATGCCAATAATCGGATCTATGCCAATCGTCCAGGATTGCAAATCCGTTTAGCATCCAACACTACTCAACCTGCATTTCAGGATGTGCCTCGTACGGATCCTGATTTTCCCTATATTCAGGGATTAGCTGATGCTGGATTAATTTCTAGTCCCCTCAGTGGCGATTCTACGGCAGTATTGTTTCGTCCAAATGCACCCTTGACTAGGGAAAAACTGATGTTGTGGAAAGTGCCTCTCGATACTCGTAAAGCCTTGCCCAAAGCCTCTATTGAAGCAGTGAAAGAAACCTGGGGCTTCAAAGATACCGCTGAAATTGACCCGAAAGCATTGCGAGCGGTCTTAGCTGATTTCCGAAATGGCGATTTGGCAAACATTCGCCGAGTCTTTGGTTATACAATATTGTTTCAGCCTAAAAAAACAGTCACCCGTGCTGAAGCAGGAGCAGCGCTTTGGTATTTCGGTTCTCAGGGTGAAGGGCAATCTGCCAAAGAAGCACTGTTTCTTAAACCTCAAACCAGTCAGCCATCAGGGGCACCAAAAGCTACGCCATCGAATTAG
- a CDS encoding PEP-CTERM sorting domain-containing protein (PEP-CTERM proteins occur, often in large numbers, in the proteomes of bacteria that also encode an exosortase, a predicted intramembrane cysteine proteinase. The presence of a PEP-CTERM domain at a protein's C-terminus predicts cleavage within the sorting domain, followed by covalent anchoring to some some component of the (usually Gram-negative) cell surface. Many PEP-CTERM proteins exhibit an unusual sequence composition that includes large numbers of potential glycosylation sites. Expression of one such protein has been shown restore the ability of a bacterium to form floc, a type of biofilm.), giving the protein MKKLPIAIAGAVVFSLGTIGTAQAASFLSTANGEVGKLDTSTGKFTPLNSNDIPFFDIALSNSGELFGVTPSALYSIDKSTGLSSLIGYLFAFINALGFSDDDDKFLYGAGDDSFYTIDTSSGAASLVAKIPNFNSSGDIAFDSVNNQFFATSLSVDGSSDILFSIANDGTASEIGSIGFRDIFGLFFENGTLFGYTADGQQITIDPTTGAGTFSQNVAFAGINRIYGAAGFSSINVFEPMSFVISTTVPEPMSVLSLLAVGAFGAGVLSKHKP; this is encoded by the coding sequence ATGAAAAAATTACCAATAGCTATAGCTGGGGCAGTGGTTTTTAGCCTAGGAACAATCGGAACAGCCCAGGCGGCATCATTCCTCTCTACTGCCAATGGAGAAGTTGGAAAACTCGATACCTCAACCGGAAAATTCACACCATTAAACAGCAACGATATCCCCTTTTTTGATATAGCTTTATCCAATAGTGGTGAGCTATTTGGTGTCACTCCCAGCGCTTTGTATAGTATTGATAAAAGCACAGGCTTATCCTCCCTAATTGGCTACCTTTTTGCGTTTATAAATGCTTTAGGGTTTTCTGATGATGATGATAAATTCCTTTACGGCGCTGGAGATGATAGTTTTTATACTATTGATACCTCTAGTGGGGCTGCATCATTAGTGGCCAAAATTCCTAACTTCAACAGCAGTGGCGACATAGCATTCGATTCTGTAAATAATCAATTTTTTGCCACATCACTCTCTGTTGATGGCAGCTCTGACATTTTGTTCTCTATCGCTAATGACGGTACAGCTAGTGAAATTGGTAGTATCGGCTTTAGGGATATATTTGGCTTATTCTTTGAAAATGGAACGTTGTTCGGTTACACAGCTGATGGACAACAGATCACCATCGATCCAACCACAGGAGCAGGTACTTTTAGTCAAAATGTCGCCTTCGCGGGTATTAATAGGATCTATGGAGCAGCAGGTTTTTCTAGCATTAATGTTTTTGAACCGATGTCGTTTGTTATTAGCACTACTGTTCCTGAACCGATGTCGGTGCTAAGTCTGCTAGCAGTAGGAGCCTTTGGTGCGGGTGTGCTCTCTAAGCACAAACCGTAA
- a CDS encoding M42 family metallopeptidase, whose product MTNNYDQLFKTIEELVMHHSPSGAEGEIDQLLLHRFQALGVETWQDRAGNVIAKIPGKDAGASPIAITAHKDEIGAIVKRIGDAGRVEVRRLGGSFPWVYGEGVVDLLGDNYTISGILSFGSRHVSHESPQKALQDDTPLRWQDAWIETKCSATELAEAGVRPGTRMVVGKHRKRPVRLKDYIASYTLDNKASIAILLTLAERLKTPAVDTYLVASAKEEVGAIGALYFTQNQSLDALIALEICPLSAEYPIEDGPAPVLLSQDNYGIYDEGLNRELGEAAERCEVPIQLAVIDGFGSDASIAMKFGHVARAACLSFPTQNTHGYEIAHLGAIANCIEILESYSSSVIKN is encoded by the coding sequence ATGACTAACAATTACGACCAACTGTTCAAAACCATAGAAGAATTAGTTATGCACCATTCCCCCAGTGGTGCGGAAGGAGAAATTGACCAATTGTTACTGCATCGGTTTCAAGCTTTAGGGGTGGAAACTTGGCAGGATCGGGCGGGAAATGTCATTGCTAAAATCCCTGGTAAGGATGCTGGTGCCAGTCCCATTGCGATTACTGCTCATAAAGATGAAATTGGTGCCATTGTTAAACGGATTGGTGACGCAGGACGGGTGGAAGTGCGCCGCTTGGGGGGTTCTTTTCCTTGGGTTTATGGTGAGGGTGTGGTGGATTTGTTGGGGGATAACTATACCATTAGTGGTATTCTCTCCTTTGGCTCACGTCACGTTTCCCATGAATCTCCCCAAAAAGCGTTGCAGGATGATACTCCTTTACGTTGGCAAGATGCCTGGATTGAAACCAAATGTAGTGCTACAGAATTGGCAGAGGCTGGGGTGCGTCCAGGCACTCGTATGGTAGTTGGTAAACATCGTAAGAGACCTGTGCGGCTTAAGGATTATATTGCTAGCTATACCCTGGATAATAAGGCATCCATAGCGATTTTGCTAACTTTAGCGGAACGGTTGAAAACTCCAGCAGTTGATACGTATTTGGTGGCATCAGCAAAGGAGGAAGTAGGAGCAATTGGGGCTTTGTATTTTACCCAAAATCAATCTCTAGATGCTTTGATTGCTCTGGAAATTTGTCCGTTGTCTGCGGAGTACCCTATCGAAGATGGACCAGCACCAGTGTTGCTCTCTCAAGATAATTATGGCATCTACGATGAAGGGTTAAATCGGGAATTGGGAGAAGCGGCAGAACGTTGTGAGGTCCCGATTCAGTTAGCCGTTATTGATGGTTTTGGCTCTGATGCTTCCATCGCCATGAAGTTTGGTCATGTTGCTCGTGCGGCTTGCTTGAGTTTTCCTACCCAAAATACCCATGGTTATGAAATTGCTCATTTGGGTGCGATCGCAAATTGTATCGAGATTCTTGAAAGCTATAGTTCTTCAGTGATCAAGAATTAA
- a CDS encoding SGNH/GDSL hydrolase family protein, translated as MKTQIAATGLVFFSLMLPLKANAVELFSKMYIFGESLVDQGNLFNATAEQIPPSPPYFEGRFSNGPNSVDYLAGDLQLNPTLFTTLGSGAIPTQGINFAFGGSTTGTENTVALTFSELTGLPGLKQQIDAFTLPLIQAGQSADPDALYIVWAGGNDYLPTQGSFEPFTDTVTTLANLSDALQDLTNVGAKNIMVVNLPDLGNTPIALALDGRVPGTTDALNTLTEDHNSGLSELLDQFSQTPDSEVNIIPVDVNSTFREILAQPTEFGLTNVTSPCVNIAAQFVCENPEEFLFWDLQHPTTGVYRIIADLALSALKDPNPDNNHSHPDNNHSHPANVPEPATALGLFALGALGIGSQGIRKKE; from the coding sequence ATGAAGACACAAATTGCCGCTACAGGATTAGTCTTTTTCTCTTTAATGTTGCCCCTCAAGGCAAATGCTGTCGAGTTGTTTAGCAAGATGTATATCTTTGGAGAAAGCCTCGTTGATCAAGGCAATCTCTTTAATGCCACCGCAGAGCAAATTCCCCCTAGTCCACCCTATTTTGAGGGACGTTTTTCCAATGGTCCCAACTCGGTGGATTATCTTGCAGGGGATTTGCAATTAAACCCCACTCTGTTTACCACTCTTGGCTCAGGTGCTATCCCTACTCAAGGCATTAATTTTGCTTTTGGTGGTTCTACTACAGGCACTGAAAACACTGTCGCTCTTACCTTTTCTGAATTAACAGGCTTACCAGGATTGAAACAGCAGATTGATGCGTTTACTCTTCCCCTGATACAAGCCGGTCAGTCGGCTGACCCAGATGCTCTGTATATAGTGTGGGCTGGTGGTAATGATTATCTACCTACCCAAGGCAGTTTTGAACCATTTACAGATACTGTCACCACCCTGGCAAATTTGTCAGATGCACTGCAAGACCTGACTAATGTTGGGGCTAAGAATATTATGGTAGTTAACTTGCCAGATTTGGGCAATACGCCCATTGCTCTGGCACTTGATGGACGTGTTCCTGGTACTACCGATGCCCTCAACACTTTGACAGAAGACCATAATTCTGGTTTGTCTGAACTACTCGATCAATTCAGTCAGACTCCCGACTCAGAGGTCAATATCATCCCGGTTGATGTTAATTCTACATTTAGGGAAATTCTGGCTCAGCCGACGGAATTTGGTTTGACCAATGTAACTAGTCCTTGTGTGAATATAGCAGCACAATTTGTATGTGAGAATCCCGAGGAGTTTTTATTCTGGGATTTACAACATCCAACCACTGGTGTTTATCGGATTATTGCGGATTTAGCCCTGTCAGCATTGAAGGATCCAAATCCAGATAATAACCATTCACACCCAGATAATAACCATTCACACCCAGCTAATGTTCCTGAACCAGCAACGGCTTTAGGTCTATTCGCCTTGGGGGCTTTAGGGATAGGCTCTCAGGGAATCAGGAAGAAGGAATAG
- a CDS encoding RNA-guided endonuclease InsQ/TnpB family protein — protein MKYTYQYKAFITTEQKLEFNFWLRVCRYWYNRQLGERFDWWERHRTPVNSCPLICHLPELRDRPSYYSQKKLLPGLKHSEIRVNWSGENLEFSRVPANTLQEVCKRVDKAFERFISGDKNNKRSGKPRFKSHARYRSFIVEGAGLSLHSCSVGGKFIYLKIPKIGLVKIRSHRHIPDGAILKQVQFINKNDGWFVNRKLDDPTVPNTPSEKIIPNWDNSMGMDAVLQWDHYLATSEGVKLPSVKYLRRNQAKLSKISRKKNERKRGSKARRKLAKREGRVHQQIARARKDFQYKTAHSLMRTGKKVFFHEKLNLKGLTRRNSPKPDKSGKYLPNGQSAKSGLNLSWADAAFGEFFLILGHIAEKAGAIVISKNPAYTSLVLSYRDQVIFTDCSIREYWDEIENLWVDRDINAAINIKRVGLDVFPTIKRRKGAIVVVGSTTDDTSKEVLRILRSV, from the coding sequence ATGAAATACACTTACCAGTACAAAGCATTTATAACCACCGAACAAAAGCTAGAATTCAATTTCTGGTTAAGAGTTTGTCGGTACTGGTATAATCGTCAGCTCGGCGAAAGGTTTGACTGGTGGGAACGCCATAGAACTCCGGTAAACTCTTGCCCATTGATATGTCATCTCCCTGAACTGAGAGATCGTCCTAGCTACTATAGTCAAAAGAAGTTGTTGCCAGGACTTAAGCATAGTGAAATCCGTGTGAACTGGTCAGGAGAGAATCTGGAATTTTCGCGGGTTCCTGCCAATACTCTCCAGGAAGTATGTAAACGTGTAGATAAAGCTTTTGAGCGATTTATTTCTGGGGATAAAAATAACAAAAGAAGTGGGAAACCTCGTTTTAAATCTCACGCTCGTTATCGTTCATTTATTGTTGAAGGAGCAGGATTAAGCCTACACTCCTGTTCAGTTGGGGGGAAATTTATTTATCTAAAAATACCCAAGATAGGCTTAGTAAAAATTCGCTCTCACCGCCATATCCCGGATGGTGCAATCCTGAAGCAGGTGCAATTCATCAATAAAAATGATGGATGGTTTGTAAATCGGAAACTTGATGACCCTACTGTTCCCAATACTCCTTCCGAAAAAATCATCCCTAATTGGGATAATTCCATGGGCATGGACGCGGTACTCCAATGGGATCATTACCTTGCCACTTCTGAAGGAGTTAAGCTTCCATCAGTAAAGTATTTGCGGCGCAACCAAGCTAAATTATCAAAGATTTCCAGAAAGAAAAATGAACGCAAACGTGGGAGTAAAGCACGTCGAAAGCTAGCAAAAAGAGAGGGAAGAGTACATCAACAAATTGCTCGCGCCAGGAAAGATTTCCAGTACAAAACTGCTCACAGTTTGATGAGAACAGGCAAAAAGGTATTTTTTCACGAAAAATTAAACCTAAAAGGGCTAACTAGGCGTAACTCCCCTAAGCCAGACAAAAGTGGAAAATATTTACCTAATGGCCAATCGGCAAAATCTGGACTCAACCTAAGTTGGGCAGATGCCGCTTTTGGTGAGTTCTTTTTGATTCTTGGTCACATAGCTGAAAAAGCTGGAGCCATAGTAATCTCAAAGAATCCTGCTTATACTTCTCTTGTATTATCCTATCGAGATCAAGTAATCTTCACTGATTGTAGTATCCGAGAATATTGGGATGAAATAGAAAACCTCTGGGTTGATAGGGATATTAATGCTGCTATCAACATCAAGAGAGTGGGGCTGGACGTGTTCCCCACTATAAAACGCCGTAAAGGTGCCATTGTAGTAGTTGGTTCTACTACAGATGATACCTCTAAGGAAGTTCTACGCATTCTTCGGAGTGTCTGA
- the lepB gene encoding signal peptidase I encodes MDAQKKKLAAPSESSESVQEQQADAQGQQSDKGGTPFWKQVQENFQIIAIALALALLIRVFVAEPRYIPSDSMYPTLGVGDRLVVEKISYRFHTPKAGDIIVFEIPPQLQILGYSKDQAFIKRVIGTSGDTVQVKDGKVYRNGTPLDEDYIAQPPSYQMGLVQVPENYLFVMGDNRNNSNDSHVWGFLGKDKVIGRACFRFWPFSELGSM; translated from the coding sequence ATGGATGCACAGAAAAAGAAATTAGCAGCACCGAGTGAATCTTCTGAATCCGTTCAGGAGCAGCAAGCAGATGCTCAGGGTCAACAATCGGACAAGGGTGGCACGCCATTCTGGAAGCAAGTACAGGAAAATTTCCAGATTATTGCGATCGCACTAGCCTTAGCTCTATTGATTCGAGTATTTGTCGCAGAACCTCGCTACATTCCCTCGGATTCCATGTACCCGACTTTGGGAGTAGGCGATCGCTTAGTGGTGGAAAAAATCTCTTACCGTTTCCATACCCCAAAAGCCGGTGACATTATTGTGTTTGAAATACCGCCACAATTACAAATTTTGGGTTACTCAAAAGACCAAGCTTTCATCAAGCGGGTGATTGGCACATCCGGTGATACGGTTCAAGTCAAAGATGGCAAAGTTTATCGCAACGGTACTCCTCTAGACGAGGACTACATTGCCCAACCTCCCAGTTATCAGATGGGGCTGGTGCAGGTCCCAGAAAATTACTTGTTTGTGATGGGAGACAACCGCAACAATAGCAACGATTCCCATGTTTGGGGTTTTCTAGGTAAAGACAAAGTCATTGGTCGTGCCTGTTTCCGTTTTTGGCCCTTTAGTGAACTTGGTTCGATGTGA